Genomic window (Drosophila albomicans strain 15112-1751.03 chromosome X, ASM965048v2, whole genome shotgun sequence):
TATATACCCACAAAAGTAAGTCagttaatattcatatttaatttaagcactTTTTGGATTTATTATTTCAGATTGCATGAACTCCCctcaaaagcaaagcagttattatttataatttaaatactttttgcatttattttgttgtttaaattatattacaactactaataataataagtgtaatgcttaataataatgtgtAATACTAATTATcatgtaaaaagaaaaaaaaaaaaactatatacaaattgtatttaaagcTATTAACACATTTCATTTAGGGGCTTACTTATGGGGCCTACTATAACTAGGTGGCAAGCTtgcctgccacgcccacgcccactaCACCCTCGACTGATTGGGATTGTAGACGGGGACATTGTGGAAACTGATGCCAGCGTAGAGCGGCGCCTGGCAGCCACCATTCACGCCATTCGTCGTCACTGGCGATGCGAGCATCGACTTGCCACTGGCATAGAGATGCTTTTTGGGGAGCGCAGCAGCCGCTGATTTGTGTTGCGCCATCAGGGAGGATGTCGGTGAACCGGCGACTAAGCGACTGCGATAGCTCTCGCAGGTCTTGCGTGACCACACCCACATGCCGGTCAACGTGCCGCCCACCAGCTGAAAGAAGATGCGCACCAACGCTGGCCAAGCGCTCAGCTGCGCAGGTGTTGCACACTCCTCGGGACTGGGGCAACTGGGCACGGCGTCCGCGAAGCGTTCACAGAAGGCGGCAATTACACCGGCGGCGGTGGGCACAAAGAACAGCAGCGAGAAGATGACGAAACGCTTGCGGATCTGCGCGAAACGCTGATGCGCCAGCGTcggttgcagctgctgttgcaggcTATGCAGCGAGCGTGAGGCACGCAGCGTAAAGTAGAgaccgagcagcagcagcgccagcgCCGGCAGCTCCACGAAACCGGGTGCACTGCACATGCCGGTCAGTTCGCTGGGACGCACACGCTCCAGCAGCAGGGCGGCTATCGGTGGCGCCAACGGTGGCATCCAGGCGAGCACATGAAAGAGTCCCGAGCGTTTCTCGAGCGCCTCGCTGGACCATTTCTTGTGCGACGACAGATAGAAGCAGAGGGCGAAGATTAGCCACCAGCTGGCGGCGCACAAGCTCAGATACGATGTGCTGATGTACGAGGCGAGGCAAGGTGGCGTCAGTGCGCATGGTGCGATGATGGTGCTGCGTGCCACATTGCTGCGTGCCCCCGGCTCCTGCAACAGCGCCAGACTGCGCGCCTGATGGAACACAATGCGCTCCAGATAGCAGACGCTAAACAGATTGTAGCAGAGGCACAAGAACAGCACCGGGCGCTCGGGGTAACCGAAGCGTGTCGGTTCCGCCCAGAAGGTGACCAAGGCGAAAAGTGTGAGCACAAAGCAGACGGCTGAGAGACCGAGTATCAGACTCTCGGTGAGCTTCTTTTGCTGCGTCGTGTGGAACGCATCGCGTTGACACTGTGGCAAACATTCGTCGCTGTTCAGCGGATTCAGGCTAAAGTTCTGAGGACAATAGCCACCGCCAAGTGTGCTCATGCCATCGCTGCGTGGCAAATTGTTGCTGGCCGATGATTTGCCCAGCTGCGAGGACATCTTCCAGGCCATCCACGACCAGTAcatctgctgctgcggcggtgGCTCGGCGGCGGCCGAAGTTCCactagttgctgctgctgatccaGTTGCTCCTCCAGTTGCTTGCGTCTCCGctggcagcggctgctgctgcccgccACCCAAATTGGCCACCGTCTCTTGCGGTATCTGCATGCAGAGCTCGTGATTCTCGGGCTGCGGCAACGAGTCGCAGCTGAGGAACTGAGGCCACAGCTGCATCAGCTCGGGTGTCGCGTTTGCCGCACACTCGCCTTTTACCGTCTCGCACAGCGACTTGCAGGCGGTCACGGGGCGTGGCACATCGGGACTGCAGAGCGGAAAGAGCGCCGAGCAGAGCAGGAAACGGGCGCGCTTCGAGCACCCCGACTCGATCAGTGGCAGCAGCTTGGCAATCTGCAaagagcaaacaaattaaatatgaattagtTTGTGGtcgaaattcaattgaaagctAACTTATTAAAACTAAAGATAGTCTGTGGcttcttaatatatataacatacatcATAGGCCAGCATCAGATACATTATTCTACtttataacaagtaagaaagctacagtcgagtgtgctcgactgtgagatacccgctacccatttttaataaaggcaaaatattgcggtatcattttcaaaatataccgaatatactgcaaaaatactaaaaatataccaaatggtatatttggtatatcgatatagtacacctttcgaaatataccatagacgacacaatgtaccagattgtcggctaaagcaactcagaccctaaagagtaggcgcttttgcccatacaaaagtatttctttaataacttccacaacttttatctgatcgttacgatcaaattttcaggaatcataactactatagtattgtatataccaaaattcgcaactctagctttaaaattaggcttgttattcgatatttttgatttgcgggggcggaagtgggcgtggcaaaaatttgaaacaaacttgatctgcgtgcaaacataacaaatgctgtcaaaaaaaaatatagctctatctcttatagtctctgagatccagtgtttcatacggacagacggacagacggacatggctatatcgactcggctgttgacgctgatcaagaatatatatactttatagggagatgcctccttctacctgttacatatagtacatttcctgctggcacaaagttataatacccgtctaccctataggtagcgggtataaaaataatctgaTTGTAGTACGGAAACATTGTGAATACTttatacattaaattttataaaaagttttaaagctttatacatttttaaaaacaaaatttaataagcaaCAATTGCTTATCAATTTTAAAGATGATAAAAGagtgcatatttaatattgttgtatatattgtgatcaaatattatatatgtgaATTATATGTGATCAGAATATATACGACAATATCCAGACCTATTGCAGTTGgcacaatttttatcaaaaattttaattaaataatatcaaaaatttGTATCCGGTCGCAACCAAATGTTGAggaatcaaaaataatatgatatatagAAGCAAAGCTATTTTTCAatcattcaattaatttacacTTAACTTTTGTACAAATTAATTACCGAGCAAATAAGCATATCTAAAATGAATAGTTCAAGCTATCTATCACAAGCGTAGCATACCCTTTGGCCATTAAAAGCAGGGTATACGAAACAGAGTTTTGCCAAATTGAAGCAATAAGTTGAGCTTATCTTCATTTCCATGAAGTAGCACTTTGCTGTCTATCTTGCGATCTTCGATAAAATGTATCTCTATCTAGAAGATTGCAAGCGCTGACGCTCCCCTCTTTCCTCCCCACTCCCCCCGCTCTTTCTGTGTCACTCTCTTGGTGTATTTGCAACTTAATGAAGCATTAGCAATGCAAATTTTGCGACTCAAACGCAGACGCAGCTGAAGTCTTAAgactgtattttatttttgggtttgGCTTTTGGGTTATCGATGGCGGATGTTATCGTTGCTGTTTTGAAGGGTGGGGTGGCGGGGAGCGGGTAAAATCGCTTTATATAATGGCAATAGATTTTGCCATTTATCAATTAACAgctgtatgtatatattctatCTATTAGGAGGGAGCACAAAAGTCGTAAAGTAAGCAAGGCGGggggcaaaagcaaaaggcaaaaggcaaaaagcaaaagatgaAAGCTTGCCGACAAATAATTAGATCGAAATGCGCTGTTCGATAAGCAAAACTAcacaaattgaagaaaaacgaGGCAAAAACAcggcaaatattttgtgcaaataGCACAAAACGAACTCAGAAAGGGGCAAAACAATaggaaaaacaacaagaacaacaacaaaaatgttttaaacaaTCAAATTGACAGCGTTCCCCATTCACACCTCTCTCGCAAACACCTGACTTTTTCAGCTTTgttaattgttattgttgtagcgAATGTTgcctgtttgtttgtttgttagttgtgtgctgtgtgctgtgtgttgccATTTCGTTCGCTGTGATGTctataattttatctaataaaactgcaataaaaatgtagtcAAACGTAGTCGAGGCGGCGCTCTCTGCGTTTTATCTTACGCTTTGTTCTTTCaccgacatcgacatcgacaacgactTCGACTGGTCAATAGTCAggcaagagcaacaactacaattaacaacaattattgCTAATTGTTTACACTATCGAAATTGCCAACTGGAATAACAATTccgaagcacacacacacacacacacacacacacacacacacacacacacacacacacacacacacacacatcatgtGCGCactttgattttgtttctACTTTTCaactacaatatattttatgtatgtatctccTGCTGATGCTGTTTGCCAACGCACTTGATACCCTAGAAAAGCTGATTGTTGTTATATAGAAAATTGGCTAATAAGTGGGTAGAAGATTAATTGATATTTTGTACTgcaaagtaaaaagtaaaattatatttttagtttcgGAAATAAGACACTTTTTCTATAACATAAATGCAGGCTAAgaatttgaaaaacattttgttcaTACCACAAAAAATCCAAGTAGAAAAGAAGTCTTCAAATCTAAATAACCCTTGTTTTATACCCCAAATAATCTAActaaacatttgcattttatttcttcAGAACTGATTctcatttattattgtttatcgCCAACAAATCTGAACAACATTTATCTACACTTTGTATCTTAAGTTGCCTTTTTATCTGCTTGCAACTTATCAACAGCTGCAGGCAACTGGAATGACAGCTACTTCTTTTGAagatatgtatgtgtatgttttctattattttatcaaaaataaagcGTAAAATTTATGACTAAAACTGAATAAAAATCACTCACATATTACTTTGTCTAAAAAGAGACCAGAAATCTAAGTAACTTTGATTTCATTGATCAATAAACCGAAGTACAAAACTGTTTTTTATGCTTaacaaaactattttcatttaagaaaatttgtcATTATCAATTCTTAGGCACATttaactatattttgtatctcAAGTTACACATTTACATGTCTTCCTACAACTAGTCGCCAGTTTAGCCCCTATAAAACTTTGTTGAATCTGGTATTTTGgatatgtatactatatgaACACAATTTATATAGTAGACTTCTATTATATACTCTAAATACAAACTACATATTTAAGAAGCTTATACATCATAGATCAGCAACTAACTGccaattattttcttattattggAATTCTTCTCAATCTTTAGATCATTAATCTGCACTTTGTATCACAGCAGCTTAGCCCCTAAAAGGCATTGTTAATCCTTATCGGAATATGTATGTTCTCTCTATAAAGGAGTAAAAAGTACAATTAATGGATACAGTACTATACAGATTACAAATTGaagctatttaaattaaagtatatatttgctttttattttcatattactAAAATAGTTCGCATTCTAAAGATCTTTGATTTTCACTTTGTATCTCAGCAGCTTAGCCTCTATAATACTTTGTTAATCTTTTTCGATATATGTTTGTTATACATTCTATCTACAGCTGCAACTCTTAAGTAATCTATCGATAAGGACTATAATAAGTCAGCTTGATATTTCATACCGTTGATCTGTAATTATTGTTGATTATGTTAAGCGAGTGTCTTGTTATGTAGCTTCATAGTTTAATTGATTTCTAGCAACTAAGTGCAGTTAATAGTACACACGTTGTTCGTGTGAAAATTGGCGACAGATTTCACACATATTGGAGTCTGTTTGCGATCGCTTTCGATGGCTGCTCGCATTCCCAGGCGCAAGTGTCGACTGCAATTATCTATCGGGCTAATTACACGCGACGGCAGCGTAATGCAATCTAATTGCTTCAAATGGCAACTCAGATCAATTTCCGCAGTTTTCGCATGACTAAgccacagagacagagagatagagaggagGGATATAGATACAGAATAATAAAGGCAAACGGTCGTCCCCAGACATGTCCGTcaaatgatgatgacgaagaCGATGACGAACCTGAGGCATAAACATTTATGAGTTTGCGGAATTTTtactctttattttatttttttggttgacTAGACGGCGCAAAAGGGTTTAAGGCTGcagtcacaaaaaaaagctaacaacagctataataaaatacaacgaaaatgaaaagaagagcgagagcgagggagagagagagagggagagaaggagagaagaGCAGCCCCTGCATCAAATTAGTGAGACGTTTTCTCAGGAAAGAGCCAAAGTCAAAGAACGATGCGAACACTGACTCCCAGAGCGGCACTTTGACATGCATTTGATGGGTTGACATGGGGTCCCAGGTCTCGGATCTCGGATCTCGAGTCTCAGGCCTCTCTCAGTCGGATC
Coding sequences:
- the LOC117577636 gene encoding frizzled-3; this translates as MATVAIAVASRVLLLLLIVLQGGSEAANSGGGNGGSGGGSAANSNGLQCQRIAVSACQGLGYNMTALPNLAGHTNQLEAELQIAKLLPLIESGCSKRARFLLCSALFPLCSPDVPRPVTACKSLCETVKGECAANATPELMQLWPQFLSCDSLPQPENHELCMQIPQETVANLGGGQQQPLPAETQATGGATGSAAATSGTSAAAEPPPQQQMYWSWMAWKMSSQLGKSSASNNLPRSDGMSTLGGGYCPQNFSLNPLNSDECLPQCQRDAFHTTQQKKLTESLILGLSAVCFVLTLFALVTFWAEPTRFGYPERPVLFLCLCYNLFSVCYLERIVFHQARSLALLQEPGARSNVARSTIIAPCALTPPCLASYISTSYLSLCAASWWLIFALCFYLSSHKKWSSEALEKRSGLFHVLAWMPPLAPPIAALLLERVRPSELTGMCSAPGFVELPALALLLLGLYFTLRASRSLHSLQQQLQPTLAHQRFAQIRKRFVIFSLLFFVPTAAGVIAAFCERFADAVPSCPSPEECATPAQLSAWPALVRIFFQLVGGTLTGMWVWSRKTCESYRSRLVAGSPTSSLMAQHKSAAAALPKKHLYASGKSMLASPVTTNGVNGGCQAPLYAGISFHNVPVYNPNQSRV